In the genome of Deltaproteobacteria bacterium, the window GGTCGTCAGCAGGCCGTAGGCACGGGAAAATCCGGCGTCGTCAATCCATCGAGACTCCAAGGTCTGCATCCAACCCGGTTCGACATCAAGCCGGAACTCAGCGTCGGCTTTGCCCTCTTCCATTCAACCCACCCTTGGTCCGCTTTCTGAAATTCACACTATAAAAAAGGCGGCCAAGGCCGCCTCACGAAAAATCGATCCGGCCGATCACAGCCAGTCGAACCATTGTTTCCAACTGCCTTTCTCCTCATCGATCCGTTCCTGGGAACGACTTTTCTGATATTTGAAGTAGGACAGGTCCCTGCGCACCAAAGAATAACGAACAATCTCCTCCTGCTCAGGATACCTGTCGACCACGTATGAATACCGTTGCCAAGCCGCCTCGTAGTTCCCGGTTCTCCAGTAAAAATCGGCTACAAAGACCTCGTGTTCGGCCTCGTAACGCCTGCACTTGACAATATACTCCCGGGCCTCCCCGGCGTAGGGACTGTCGGGAAAGCTCAGGGCCACCCGGTTGAAATAGTCCACCGCCTCGGTGATATTGTCCTGGGGAAGGTCGATGGAATCGAACATAAGGAAATTGGACTTCCCGATCTGGAACAAAACGTAGGGTATGGCCTCGTGTCTGGGATGCAGCGCCTCGAACTCCTTGTAGGTCGCCACGGCGGCCTTGTACTGCTCGTCAAGAAAATAGGCATCCCCGAGGGCGAGTTCGGCCATGGCCGTGTACGGGCTGAAAGGGTATCGTTCCTTGAGCTTTGTAAAGGAATCGATGGCATCCCCATACCGCTTCTCCTGCATGGCCAGACGGCCAGCCTCGGCCATTTCCTGGGCCGTATCCTCCGGAGGGGTCAGGAAAACGTAGTCAATAAGCCCGCATCCCTGAAGAAGCCCGGCCAACATCAAACAAAGAAAAAAATGGCGCAACGGTCTTATTCCGTCCCAAAAATCAAACATTGGTTCGCTCGATGAATTCGGTCGCTGCGTAGGCGGCAACAGCCCCGTCTCCCACTGCGGAGGTCACTTGCCTGCAGCGTTTGGAGCGGACGTCTCCGGCGGCAAAAACCCCATCAATATTTGTGGCCATTTCCTGGTCGGTCTTCAAGAATCCGTCCTCGTCCCGCTCGAGATCGGAAGGAAGGAAACCAGTGGCCGGTTTTAGGCCGATAAAGATGAACGCCCCGTTGACCTCGAGATGAGATCGCTCATCGGTCACCACATTCTTCAGATCAACTCCGGTCAGACCATTTTCTCCGACAAAAGACGTGACCACAGTGTCCATGTGGGGAACGATCTTGGGTTCGCGGGCCACCTTGTCCTGATAGATTCGATCTCCACGGAAACGATCCCGCCGATGCACCAAATGGACCTTGCTCACGATCCTTGCCAGGTACAAAGACTCCTCGAGGGCCGTGTTTCCACCGCCGATACAGATCACTTCCTGGCCACGAAAAAAATTTCCGTCGCACACGGCGCAATACGAGACGCCCCTCCCTGCCAGCTGATTCTCTCCGGGAGCTCCAAGCTTCTTCCAATTGGCTCCGGTGGCAACAATGACCGTTCTGGCCGAGACATCTTGGTCACCCACGGAAGCTGTCTTGATCTTCCCTTTGAGGTCCACCTTGAGAACCTCGTCCGAAAACCGGTCACAGGAAAAGGGTTTCAGATGCCGCTCAAAGAGTTCGGAAAGCTCCCAGCCCAAAATGCCTTCTGGAAAACCCGGATAGTTGTCGATCCGCTCCGTGTTGAGCATCTGTCCGCCTGGGGCCAACTTCTCGGCCCAGGCCAGAGAAAACCCGGCTCGAAGAAGATAGAGAGCCGCCGTGATTCCTGCCGGGCCTCCGCCGATAACGAGGCAATCGTATAGTGCCGTCATGCCGGGCTAGATCTTGGAACTGATCATCTGCTTCAGACTGGCCTTGGATACGGCCCCGGTGACCTGCTCGACGACCTCTCCACCCTTGAAAAGAATGAGGGTCGGAATGGCCCGGATTCCAAACCTGTTCGGAGTGGCCGGATTCTCGTCCACATTCATCTTCACGATCTTCACAGTTCCGGCATATTCCTGGGCCAATTCCTCAACGACTGGAGTTATTGCCCGGCATGGCCCGCACCAGGGGGCCCAGAAGTCGACCAGAACCGGCAAATCATTTTTAAGGACTTCGGACTCAAAATTGTTGTCCGAGATCTGCTGCGCCATTTTGAACTCCTTGTTCATAAAAAAGGTTGACTGACAAAAATCAAGGCGACATAGGCCAAATCGATCACCCGAAACACGGCTTCCATGCGCCATTTTCAAGTGAAAACTCTACGTGGTGGTTCAAACCCCTGTCAAGCGGCGGACCAAGGACCAAAACACAGCATTATATGGATCGATAATCCCAGGGTACCTTCCGGCCTCTGGGCACGGCGTCGAGATCCTGCCCATGAAAAAAACCCGCACGGCCAAGAATTTCGCCGTAATAAGCAATCATGACCCCGTTGTCGGAACAGAGGCCGACATCCGGGATGGCCAGGCTAATCCCATGGACTTGGGACAATTGTCCGGCTATGGCCCGCACGGCGCTATTGGCGGCAACCCCACCCGCAACCACCAGCATTCTCGTGTCCGGGTAACGGGCCAACGCCCGCTCGATCTTGATCCGGATCGTATCAGCCACGGCCCAGTTGAAGGAGGCGCAAAATTCCGGAAGATCGGGATGGATCGTCAACGAGGCCAAGGTCCCTTCCGTGCTCATATGCCTCTGAACGAACTCCGGACGGCTGGCGATGAGGTTGGCCGTGGCCGTCTTCAACCCGCTGAAACTGAAATCGAGATTCTGATTGTCGAGATACGGTCTGGGCAACATCTTGCGGTCCGGTTCGGCCAACACGGCCATCTCGTCGATCAGACGACCCCCAGGATAGGGCAAATTCAGACATTTGGCCGTCTTGTCAAAAGCTTCTCCGGCCGCGTCGTCCAAGGTCCGACCCAAAACCGTGAACGAGGTGGAAGATTCAGACCGATAGATGGACGTGTGCCCCCCGGAGACCACCAGGCCGAGAAAAGGAAACTCCAGGGGGGATGCCATTCCGGAAACCATCAGATGGGCCAGGAGATGATCAACGCCGATCAAGGGAACGCTCAGCCCCATGGCAACCCCCTTGGCGAAACCCAACCCCACCAGAAGACTCCCCAAAAGGCCCGGCCCACGAGTCACGGCCACAAGCCGAATGTCCTGGGGGCTCCGGTCGCAATTTCGGAAAAGATCGGCCCACAGACCAGGGAGAACCCGAAGATGCTCCCTGGAGGCGATCTCGGGTACGACCCCACCGAAAACGGCATGAACAGGGACCTGGCTGGCGAGACAACTGGAAACCACAAGGCCGTTATCGACAAGGGCCAAGCCGGTCTCGTCGCAGGAAGACTCAATTCCGAGACAGAGCATGAAATACGGTTCTTTGATACTCGAAAGCGGTTCCTTCGGAACTATCCTTCGGACATGACTTTCGTGGCGAGTTCCACGTCGCTCTTGGAACCAATAAACAGGGGAACGCGGGAGTGAAGGTCCAAAGGGCCCATATCCAGAATCCTCTGATAGCCATCCGTCGCTGATCCTCCGGCCTGTTCGACGATCATGGCCATAGGCGCGGCCTCGAAATAGTACCGTAGCTTTCCCGTGGGCTTTTTGGGGTCCCGGGTGTCAGCCGGGTACATAAAGATGCCCCCGCAGAGCAGGTTGCGATGGAAATCCGAAACCAGGGAACCGATGTAGCGCAAACTGTACGGACGGCCCTGGGCATTTCCCCCGGCCTTGAGCCTAGTCAAAACCTTCTTGGTCCGATCGTCCCAATAATTCCAGTAGCCTTCGTTGATCGAATAGACCTTGCCGTGCTCCGGAATGACAATGTTCGGATGCGAGAGCAAGAACTCCCCGATGCTTGGATCCAAAGTGAAACCGTGGACCCCCTCGCCTGTCGTGTAGACGAACATGGTCGAGGATCCGTAGATGACATATCCAGCTGCCACCTGGTCCAGGCCTCTCTGAAGAACCTCGGCCTGACTGACCTCATGTCCCTGGCCGCTTTTGCGTCGGTAGATACCGAAAATGGTCCCGATGCTTGCGTTGGCATCGATGTTCGAGGACCCATCCAGGGGATCGAACATCAGAAAATATTCACCCACTGGAAACTGGTCGGGAATGAGAATCAAGTCGGCCTGCTCTTCCGAGGCCATGGCGCAGAGGACTCCGGCCCTGGTCATGCGATGAACGATGACCTTCTGGGAAAAATCATCCAGCTTCTGGACCTGTTCCCCTTGGACATTGACCTCCCCGGTCAGGCCGAGAATGTCGGCGAGTCCGGCCTTGGTCACCTCCCTGGAAATGAGCTTCGCCGACAGGATCAACTCGTTTAAGAGACGGGTAAACCGTCCCGTAGCCATGGGAGACTTCTTCTGGTGGAGCAGCATGTGTTCGACAACCGTGATTCCGATCATCAGCGACCTCCCGAATTTCATTGTTCCATGGCGTAGATGAACCAAACACCGCCCATGGTCCGGGCCAGCCATAGATAAACCCGGCCATCAACGTCCATGGTTCCCTGGATCTTGTCCGCGTTTAACAGCCTGTTTTCTATCAACTGCATGGCTTTGTCCGGACCTTCAGCTCCCAACCGGCCACAGAACAGGGTCGAGTTGGAAAATAAGATTAAACGATCCGGAGCATCACTCAACCGACACAGACTTCTTGGATCGAAATGAGCGACAATCAAACCTTGCCAAAGGCTATCCTTGAAAAACGGAGCGGCAAGAAAAAACTCAGGGCCCAGAGGCGTCTCTTTGAAGCCACCTCGGACCTTACGATCGTTCCACTCGTCGCCCAAGGCCAGCTCAGAAGTAAAATCAAGGGATTTCATGGTCACCGGAGGCTCCTGATGGAGGACTACACCCGAAGAATCAATGGCCATCAGACCGCTCAGCCAGGGAAGTTCCTCCAAAACTCGACCATACCATTCGTCCGAAGGGAAACGATCCTGACTGTTCATGATCCGGTACAATCTGGCCAGTTGGGTGTCCACGGGCCGGAATAGCCGGGAAAACTCGGCCCGAGGGGAATCCTCGGGCACTTCAAGATCCAGGCTCGGGTTGGGATTTACATATTCCTTGTATACTTTTCTCGTCCCCTTCCAGGTAGATTTCAGATAGCTGCAGCCCGAAGCGGTCAGACACACAGCCAACAAAAGGACGATGAGCGCGATCTTGATTTTCATGTTTCCCTTGTGAACGACAGCGTCCCGTGAATCCGGGCCACTTGATTTTCTATATGGAGTTCTTTAGCTCTCATAGCCATGATCATCATTTTCAGTCTGCTCATGATCCTGGCCTTCACTCTGGCCACGTCCTTGGCCTGCCGACGAATCATCCTCTGGCGCGAGGCCGAGATCCACTCCCTGACCGGCCGGGAAAAGGATATCGAACAACAATACAGGGCTCTGAAGCTGGAATTATCCACCCTTAAGGATGATATCCTGGGTCTTGAAACGGCCCTGGATAAACTCCAATCAACAGTTCGACCCCAGGAACAGGGTTCGCCAGAACCCGGTGCCGCGACCGTGAACTTTGAAGAATTTTTGATATCCCAGGGCATCGTCAATCAAGAACAATGCGAAAGAGCCGTTCGGTTCATCACCGCCTCGGGAAACGGCAACCTCCGTATGGAGGATGCCCTTGTGCTCCTGGGATTTGCCTCCTATAAGGACGTCAAAGCTGCCAGAAAAAAATTCCAGCCCTGAACCAGACCCATCGATCAAGGATCGAAACTCAAAATGTACGTTTCCATCATTCTTGGCATCGTCCTGACATTGGCATCCATCTGGATTATCGGTGCTGTTTTCGTTCGCGCCCAGGCCGCAGTCCAAAAGACCAAATACACCACTGACTCCAGAATCGCCACACTGGAGGACAAAATCAAGCGAATGCACGACAGTCGAGAACGATTTCGCGAACGGATCTCGACTTTACGGGCCGAACTCGAGGCCTTTGAATCACAGGCATTGCCGACTTCCGGCTTCCCAGAACCCTGACCCCCGGAACAAATCAAGATCCAGTCCTAGGCCTTTCTAGCCCGCTGTTCCAATCTTTCGGCCAGATCTTCCAATCGGCCGACCACGTCGTCGGCCTGATCCGGTTCTCCCCCATCTTGATCATGCGCACCCTCTTCTAGGGCCGTCCGGGCTTTGGCCACCTGGGACTCCAGATCTCTACGATCCGATCCGGGAAGACTTTCCCGCCACAGTTCGGTGTAGATATCCAAGGCCTTGCGATACTCTCCCTGTGAAAAAAGGACATCGGCCATGGACCGGGTTCTCACCCCGCCCTCAATCAGGCTTTCGTCGACCTCTTCGGCATCCTCGTCCTGATCGGGCTCCTGAAGGTCCTCCTCCACCGGAACGGTCAGGACAGCTCCGGCGAGATCCTCAGTCGGCTGAGGGGATTCGTCCGGAGGGTATTCCTCCCATTCCTCCTCCACGACGGCACCCTGTTCGACCTCGCTTTTGGCCGAAGCCCTGCGATCTTGTCCCCGATCGGCAAGCAAAATCTTCAAGCCGGCAGAGAAGATATCTTTGACGGACACCGGCTTTGAGCCAAAGTGAGAAGTCAAAAGGGACAGGATCATGGCCGCCTCACTCCGCCCCTCTCGCTCCAGTTCCTGGCTCCAAATCTGGAAAAAAGGTGGACAACCGTGCAGGGAATTCATCAATTCTCGCACCAAGGCTCCGGCCTCATCTCCCTTACCTTTTTCATGACAGACCCGGATCAGAAGAAGCCGGGCCTCCATGTGCTCTGGGTGGCGTTCCAGGCCTTGCCGCAAGACCGTCTCGGCCTCGTCCTTCAGTCCGGCCTCAAGATACATGCCCGCCAAGGGAAAGAACACCTTGGAATTCGAGTCCAAACTGAAAATTTCCCTGTAAAATTTGATTTTTTCTTGCATCATTCATGCTCCGGAAGCTTTCTGGTCCGATCAGGGACAAGGTAAAGGACCTCTCCCGGTCGAACATAGTTCATTTCCCGCCTGACCACACTCTCCAAATACATCTCGTTGTCACGCATGAGACGGATCTGTCTGCTAAGGTCCACGTTTTTCTGTTCGATCTCCTCCACTCGCATCAACATGGACCGGTAGGCATCCTGGACCTCGAAATAGGCCATGATGCCGTGAGGACTGAAAACAAAACGATAGGCCAGAAAGAGATCAAGGGCCAGAAGGGCCGCAATGGTAAATTTCGACCACGTATTCATGACGTATTTGCCATTGCCGATTCTCTAGTGGAGTATCCGAAGAGGACCAAGGGGCACGTCTCCAAACACCTTTCGCAATTCGTCGAAAAACCGTGCCGTGGCCTCTTCGATCCGCTCAACATCGGATTCGGCCATGGCCATTGAAGCGATGCGGGGAGCCAACCTGCGCAGATATTTGAACTCGGTGGCCGTTTCAGAGTCCTGGCCTGAAAGCCCCAGCCGAGCCTCCAGTTCCAGTATGGCCTCTACGCAGGATGCAACCCTGGACAACAGGGCCGGATCAGTTCTGTCCACCCTGCCGGTCCAGATTACGCCGAGCCTTGTTCCACATCTCGACGTGGACCTCAAAGGCTTTTTCAACGTTGTCAAGGTGATCGTCCATCTTTTCGACGTCCTCTTCATTGAGATACATATTGACCCCCAGCCTGAAGGCCTCGACCGGGTCCATGCTCACGGCCTTGCCTCCAGCCATAACCACGTTGACCTCTCTCCTTCTAGTGCCGGTCCAGGAATGGATGACATCCAAAAGACTCCGCCCGTGCTCGTCATCGTGCAGCACGACAATTTGATAGGTGTTGAGCATCAGGCGTGCGTGGTCCGTGTCCTTATAGGTTGCCAGGCTGATATGGATTCCCCGAAGCTGCAGTGCTTTGTACAAAGTCTTGGAGAATCGGCCCTCGGGCAAAGCCGAGAAGGCCACCCTGGCCCCTGGAGGAAAAAACTCCAGAACGTCAGCTGTAGCCCCGGCCCTGACCACCTGACGAACTACCTCTTCGGCCTTGAGTTCTGGGCCCTTGTCCCGATCGACCACGATCTTACTTCCGCACCGGGGACAACGTACGCCAAAGCGTTTCGATTCCGGCAGCTTCTCGTCCGGAATCCGGAAACGGGCCTCGCAGCTAGTGCACGCCAGATCCACCGCGCCCTCCAGATCCCTGTCCATAGTTGACGTCGAGCTCGAGCCTCTCGATGTCCGTAACCTTCTCGCCCCTGTTCGCTCTGATTCGATCGATCATCTGCATGAGCCTAGTTCGGAACGAGGCGTGGATCATGGCCGTACGGGCCGTAATCTCCCCCTTCTCGAAAAGGTTGGCCAGAAATTTGTCAAAGGTGATCATGCCAAAGGCCTCCCCCTGTTCGATGATCGAGTAGAAATTCTTCTCCTCGGACTCCCCGTTGTGGATGACTTCCCGGACCCGGAGATTGGTGGCCATGATCTCAAAGGCCGCCACCCGACCACCTGAAACCCTTGGCATGAGCCGCTGGGAGACGACGAATTTCAGACTCTCGGCCAAACGTTGCCGAACAAGCCGCTCCTCGGATAGGTCGAACATGCCGATGATCCGGTTGATGGTCTGGCCGGCGTCGCTTGTATGCAGGGTCCCCAAAACCAGATGGCCCGTCTCCGAGGCCTCCAAGGCCGTGGTGACAGTCTCTCGGTCCCGTATTTCGCCCACGAGAATGACCTTGGGCGCCTGACGCAGGGCTGCCCGCAGGCCTGATGCAAAGGCGTCGAAATCCTGACCCAGCTCACGCTGATTGACCGTGCCCTTCTTGTGGGTATGAAGATATTCGATGGGGTCTTCCAATGTGACGATATGCTTGGGGTGATGCTCGTTGATCCGGTCGATGAGCGCAGCCAGGGACGTCGATTTCCCCGTTCCAGTGCCTCCCGTGACCAGTATAAGCCCATATTTTTCGTTGACCATCTTGTGAAAGACCTCGGGCAGACCCATCTCTTCGAGAGTCGGAACGTGCATAGCCAGCTTGCGCATGACGATGCCCAGGGAGGCCTTCTGACCCAGTACGTTGACCCTGAATCGGTACTGCCCCGGAAGTTCGTACGACAGGTCGCAGGAGCCGCTCCTGAGTTGGTCCTGATAGAGCCGCATGCTCCGCCCCATCATACACGTGGCGATGCTTTCGACCTGAAAGGGATTCAGTGGCTTGGTAAGGGGCCCTGCTGCAACGTCACGAAGATCTCCGAAAACCTCCACCTGGGGAGGCTTGCCGACTGTAAAGATGATGTCCGAGGCGTCCGGAGCATCCTGCATGATGGCATCCACGAGGTGGTCGAGTTGGGATCTGATCATGATTGCACCTGCCTACACCTCGGTGAAGTCCTCTGGAGGAGAGGTCAGGAAATCCCGGAACTTGGACTTGGAGGAGGCCTTGTTGTAAGCCTGCTCGGCATCGATGATGTTGGCCTCCAGGTATTTCATGATGGCGTCGTCCAGGGCCTGCATGCCGTACTTGCGACCGGTTTCGATGACGTTGTTTATCTGGAAGATCTTGTTTT includes:
- a CDS encoding outer membrane protein assembly factor BamD; its protein translation is MFDFWDGIRPLRHFFLCLMLAGLLQGCGLIDYVFLTPPEDTAQEMAEAGRLAMQEKRYGDAIDSFTKLKERYPFSPYTAMAELALGDAYFLDEQYKAAVATYKEFEALHPRHEAIPYVLFQIGKSNFLMFDSIDLPQDNITEAVDYFNRVALSFPDSPYAGEAREYIVKCRRYEAEHEVFVADFYWRTGNYEAAWQRYSYVVDRYPEQEEIVRYSLVRRDLSYFKYQKSRSQERIDEEKGSWKQWFDWL
- a CDS encoding class 1 fructose-bisphosphatase, with the protein product MIGITVVEHMLLHQKKSPMATGRFTRLLNELILSAKLISREVTKAGLADILGLTGEVNVQGEQVQKLDDFSQKVIVHRMTRAGVLCAMASEEQADLILIPDQFPVGEYFLMFDPLDGSSNIDANASIGTIFGIYRRKSGQGHEVSQAEVLQRGLDQVAAGYVIYGSSTMFVYTTGEGVHGFTLDPSIGEFLLSHPNIVIPEHGKVYSINEGYWNYWDDRTKKVLTRLKAGGNAQGRPYSLRYIGSLVSDFHRNLLCGGIFMYPADTRDPKKPTGKLRYYFEAAPMAMIVEQAGGSATDGYQRILDMGPLDLHSRVPLFIGSKSDVELATKVMSEG
- the tsaD gene encoding tRNA (adenosine(37)-N6)-threonylcarbamoyltransferase complex transferase subunit TsaD, which produces MLCLGIESSCDETGLALVDNGLVVSSCLASQVPVHAVFGGVVPEIASREHLRVLPGLWADLFRNCDRSPQDIRLVAVTRGPGLLGSLLVGLGFAKGVAMGLSVPLIGVDHLLAHLMVSGMASPLEFPFLGLVVSGGHTSIYRSESSTSFTVLGRTLDDAAGEAFDKTAKCLNLPYPGGRLIDEMAVLAEPDRKMLPRPYLDNQNLDFSFSGLKTATANLIASRPEFVQRHMSTEGTLASLTIHPDLPEFCASFNWAVADTIRIKIERALARYPDTRMLVVAGGVAANSAVRAIAGQLSQVHGISLAIPDVGLCSDNGVMIAYYGEILGRAGFFHGQDLDAVPRGRKVPWDYRSI
- the trxA gene encoding thioredoxin, producing the protein MAQQISDNNFESEVLKNDLPVLVDFWAPWCGPCRAITPVVEELAQEYAGTVKIVKMNVDENPATPNRFGIRAIPTLILFKGGEVVEQVTGAVSKASLKQMISSKI
- a CDS encoding septum formation initiator family protein, encoding MNTWSKFTIAALLALDLFLAYRFVFSPHGIMAYFEVQDAYRSMLMRVEEIEQKNVDLSRQIRLMRDNEMYLESVVRREMNYVRPGEVLYLVPDRTRKLPEHE
- a CDS encoding PilT/PilU family type 4a pilus ATPase; this encodes MIRSQLDHLVDAIMQDAPDASDIIFTVGKPPQVEVFGDLRDVAAGPLTKPLNPFQVESIATCMMGRSMRLYQDQLRSGSCDLSYELPGQYRFRVNVLGQKASLGIVMRKLAMHVPTLEEMGLPEVFHKMVNEKYGLILVTGGTGTGKSTSLAALIDRINEHHPKHIVTLEDPIEYLHTHKKGTVNQRELGQDFDAFASGLRAALRQAPKVILVGEIRDRETVTTALEASETGHLVLGTLHTSDAGQTINRIIGMFDLSEERLVRQRLAESLKFVVSQRLMPRVSGGRVAAFEIMATNLRVREVIHNGESEEKNFYSIIEQGEAFGMITFDKFLANLFEKGEITARTAMIHASFRTRLMQMIDRIRANRGEKVTDIERLELDVNYGQGSGGRGGSGVH
- the trxB gene encoding thioredoxin-disulfide reductase, coding for MTALYDCLVIGGGPAGITAALYLLRAGFSLAWAEKLAPGGQMLNTERIDNYPGFPEGILGWELSELFERHLKPFSCDRFSDEVLKVDLKGKIKTASVGDQDVSARTVIVATGANWKKLGAPGENQLAGRGVSYCAVCDGNFFRGQEVICIGGGNTALEESLYLARIVSKVHLVHRRDRFRGDRIYQDKVAREPKIVPHMDTVVTSFVGENGLTGVDLKNVVTDERSHLEVNGAFIFIGLKPATGFLPSDLERDEDGFLKTDQEMATNIDGVFAAGDVRSKRCRQVTSAVGDGAVAAYAATEFIERTNV
- a CDS encoding tetratricopeptide repeat protein, which produces MMQEKIKFYREIFSLDSNSKVFFPLAGMYLEAGLKDEAETVLRQGLERHPEHMEARLLLIRVCHEKGKGDEAGALVRELMNSLHGCPPFFQIWSQELEREGRSEAAMILSLLTSHFGSKPVSVKDIFSAGLKILLADRGQDRRASAKSEVEQGAVVEEEWEEYPPDESPQPTEDLAGAVLTVPVEEDLQEPDQDEDAEEVDESLIEGGVRTRSMADVLFSQGEYRKALDIYTELWRESLPGSDRRDLESQVAKARTALEEGAHDQDGGEPDQADDVVGRLEDLAERLEQRARKA